The Eubacterium sp. MSJ-33 genomic sequence CCTCGAAAATCACCTGCAGAATGCCGCTTCGATCACGCAGATCAACGAAGATAATTCCACCTTTGTTCCGGCTCTTCTGCACCCATCCCATCACGGTGACGGTATCCCCAATCATCGTATTATTTACTTCTGTACATCTGTGACTTCTGTGAAGTCCCTGCATTGACTCTGCCATTTTCATAGCCTCCTGTGTCTAAGTTAATTTATAAAGACCTGCTCCTATCTCTGACATTCTGCGTTTGCAATTATCTACATCAGTTGTGGAGCTTTTTTATATCATAAACAATGATTAACCTTCAAAAGAATCCGCATAGAATTCCTCAAACTGTGTATAACCCTCCGCGGTCATCTGATCCTTCTGGAACTTCTTGTTCTTCTTCATGATCGCGATATTCACGATCTGTCCCTCGGCTCTTGCCTGTTTTGCCTGCTCTAAGATCTTAAGCAGCTTGTCGCTTGGCATCTTCCTGTCGATTAAGTATGCGGTCTTGTTCTTGCTTCCCGGTACTTCGAAATCACGCTCTAACAAAAGCATGATGATTCGCTCGAATCCGATAGAGAATCCACACGCCGGTGTTGGCTGACCGGTGAATTTGCCGATCATCTCATCGTAACGTCCGCCGCCGCCGACCGATCCGCCATACTCATCCATCGAAATCTCGAAGATTGGACCTGTGTAATATGACATACCGCGTACCAGAGTCGGATCAAATGCCATCTTGAAGTCCGCACTCTTCGTGCTCTCCACGCTGTCAATGATCGTCTTCAAATTCTCAGCAACCTCTTCCGGTAAGAACTCACCAAGAGTCTCCTTCAGATACTGTACGCCGCTGATATCAGCTGTCACCTTCTCGAACAGTTCGAGATATTTTGTCACAGCGTCCTCGGCATAGCCTTCCTTCAGGAGCTCTTCCTTGACGCCATCCAAACCAATCTTATCCATCTTATCGAGGATGATAAATACGGTATCATAATCCGCTTCCGCAAATCCGCTGTAAGCAGCCATCGCCTTTAAGATACGACGATCATTGATACGGATCGTGAAGTTCTTGAAATCCAGCTTGCCAAGCAATGTCGTTGTCGCTAAGATCAGCTCGATCTCTGCTAAGATTGTTGGCTCACCTAAAATATCAATATCACACTGCATGAACTGTCTGTAACGACCACGCTGTGGACGGTCAGCTCTCCATACATTTCCCATCTGCAACGCCTTAAACGGGCTCGGCAGCTCGTTCGCATTGTTCGAATAATATCTACAAAGCGGTACAGTCAGATCGTAACGG encodes the following:
- the hisS gene encoding histidine--tRNA ligase, with the protein product MAMKKKPVTGMKDILPKEMAIRDYCIALIKDTYKTFGFNSMETPCVEHIENLNSKQGGENEKLIFKILKRGEKLKIDEAKEELDLVDGGLRYDLTVPLCRYYSNNANELPSPFKALQMGNVWRADRPQRGRYRQFMQCDIDILGEPTILAEIELILATTTLLGKLDFKNFTIRINDRRILKAMAAYSGFAEADYDTVFIILDKMDKIGLDGVKEELLKEGYAEDAVTKYLELFEKVTADISGVQYLKETLGEFLPEEVAENLKTIIDSVESTKSADFKMAFDPTLVRGMSYYTGPIFEISMDEYGGSVGGGGRYDEMIGKFTGQPTPACGFSIGFERIIMLLLERDFEVPGSKNKTAYLIDRKMPSDKLLKILEQAKQARAEGQIVNIAIMKKNKKFQKDQMTAEGYTQFEEFYADSFEG